The Vitis vinifera cultivar Pinot Noir 40024 chromosome 3, ASM3070453v1 region ATATCATCTTTGTATTTCTCCATGAGTCTGATGGTTTAATCATATCCACTGCTCTTTTCAGGACGAAGAATTTGTAATTTTGCTGGAGAAAGGAGTTGTTCCTCATACTCGAAATGTCCGTGGATCCAATTACTGTCTTCTGAATGTCTTTCCTGATCGAATCCCTGGACGAGCAATTATAGTATCTGTTGTATGTTTAAATTTCCTTTGTTCATGTTTTAGAATTCCTTCATATTTCTAGTATGAAAGGTTATTAATAATCCTACTATCACTGGCTAAGGTCTCAAATCCTTGCTGCAGATTGATAATCTTGTGAAGGGAGCTTCTGGTCAAGCCTTGCAGAATCTTAATGTGATGATGGGATTGCCGGAGAATACAGGACTTCTCTACCAGCCATTGTTTCCATAAGATACTCTACCTTAAAGGGTAAGCATTCAAGTCTGAACTTAAACAAAGCTTATTGAATAAGAAATCCTTTTCTACCACTCTACTTGATCTAGGCTTTGTGTCCATGTTGAGCACAGACCACCGAGTTTTTTCTTTCTGCTGTCTCCACCTTTTGGCCTTCCTTGTAGCCCCTCTGACCAGAACCATTTTGCATAATTGATGTTGTTCTAACGTGTTGGCTATGCTGTTGTGTTCATTTCAACATGCATCGCTCATTCTTATGGGCAGAGACTAGATTTTGAAATTCCAGAATAATTGTTGAATTTGAAGAACAtagtcaaaatcaacaaagtctGTAGTTGTGCATAACCTTGCAAAGTTCATGTggaaaccaaaattttgaaCCTTGCCATGTTCATCTACAAGGGTTGTAGTTGTGCATAACCTCGCTTCTGCATAACTGATCTACACCGGTTTATTGCAGGTAACTTTGGCACGGAATCCGTATCTTGAAGCCACTGCAGTGGGTTAAAGAGCTTGCAAATGGAAATCCAGTATTGTAGAACATTGTTGGGACATGTATTTATAAATAGTTTTTCCTTTAGAAGCTATATATGCTGTTAAACAGTTGATCCTCGAAACAATCTTGGGTGCCAGATCTTCTTGTTAGGGTTGATAAAATAATGGTTCATCTTTGttagaatgatttttaattgcAATAAGGACTCTGCCTCTCGACTTCCCAGGAACATTTGATTACttcttgatctctaaacatacATTCATTCACCCATGAGAAAATAATGGCTGATTGTTcgctttttcatttttcttagctTCTCATTTTCTTACCAAACAAAGGACAgactgttttcaaaaaaatattaaatgaaaaaaaaaaatttctttgcaACCAAAATCGTCTTTCCAATGGTCAATGAATATTGTAAAGTTACCAAAATTTAACAAGTTGGTTAATTAATGGGAAGATCTCCTTGGCTGCATTGCTTCTAAGGTTGGTTCAGCCTTGGGAGGCTTCAAATGGGCAGGGGCTTCAGAACCAATGTTTCTTGAGATACTTCCATGATTGAGAGTGGGAGAGTGTTGAGAGTTTGCTTAGGAGGGAGGCTTCATGAGAAAAGGGGTCTTATGGAAGAGGAGGATAGATTCGTTGGGGAGAACACTAAATGAGAAGCTGTCTCTTACATCCTTCTACTGTGCTTTCAAGTCAGGTGAAGTAAAGAGGCTTTTTGATAACTAAATATGGTCTTAAGTGTCACAAGTATGAGGTCTATTCTTAATATTTACGGTGTTTGTGCCATTGAGGAGTCCTCTAAGTGAGCCTTTACAAAACCATAAAATTGGCAAACAACACAACTTTTTATAGGGAAAAACCCTTTAACTTGCATTAACTCTCAACTAATTGCTAAAAAATGGCTAAGGTCTTCTTTGAACAACATTTCCTTGGTAAGTTCATATAAAGAGGTATAGTAAAGTAAACTTTGTATATGCACCAACTATACCTGTCTCTTTAAGTACAAACCTACTAATAGAACCCACATTTTAGGTAGTGGTTCGGCTCATGGCTTTGGCCATTGCCATTTATCCTAACAATTGCATTCCATTCTCTTGATTTGCCACTTGGTAGAGCAGTGATCATGCCACATATCTTGTCATTGTAGAGAATTTCTTggtatattatataaaaatttatgaaatttacaaaatttgagaaatacaaaaatattacTTGTATTATTGTTACAAGCATGCTTAGAAACCCTCTAAACCAACCACTTGCTAGCTCCATAAAATGCACAACAATTGCACATAaacaatacaaaattttaaagggaaaaacctCAAATTTGCATCAAACCTCGAgtaattataagaaaacaaCGAAGGTATTTTCAAAACAAGACTCCATAATTTTCCTTCTTgatagattgataaaaaaagGCCTAGCAAAGTTCACTTTTTATAGCACCAAATACAACCATGTTCTAGGAATCACCCACATCTGGTTCAATGCATGACTTCAATTATTGTCTCCTGTCTTAATAGTTTTCTTCTATACTCAATACCTTTCCCATATTTCAAAGTAGTTGCATTGCTTATTTATGCCCATACCATCTCTTTCTTCAACAACTCACGCTTTTGATCATGTCAACTTCCTTAGTCATATTGCACCATTGCATGCCTCCTATCCAATGTGTCGTGTGTAGCAAGCCTATCAACCCACCATGTATTCCATTTTAGATGCTTTTCATACCAAGTATCATTTCCATGACAACTTAACAACCTCCTACTTAGGCTTCCCCCAATGTCAATGTCACATTTTTTTGCCTCAATGTGTCTTATTCTTACCATGCCAACAACTTTTGTTTGGTCTTTCACTAATACTAAATGTTGCACCCTATTTAACCCATGTGTGGTACTCAGTCTACTAATGTATGTATAAATAACTTCATGTGTGTCAAACCCTTTCCTAGCCCACATCCTTATTATAATGTTAACTATGCAAAACAAGCTTTCTTCTTAGCCTATGATCTACATCAATTGCATTATTGGCATATACATGACAATATTATTGATTCCAAAGCATGTATAGCTTAGGCCTTATGTAACAACTGTACCCCATGACATTGTGTTCATGGTTTGTACTAGACTCGTGGTATTTTGCCTAGGATGCATACTAGTAAGACCTTCACCATCAATCTTTTTCATATATGAGGCTTCATGTCATTCTTTCGGAGTGATATACCTGTTGTCACCTATATTCTATCACCACCCTTGGAAAGAGTCACCCCAACCTctcttaaaatgtttttgaagGTTCTCTCATTGTGACAGGAGAAGACATTAAAGGTGTTTCCACACACcctaatgaattttatttaattatagaaaatttcAACTTGTAACATCTTacactttaatttttattgagtTTAGATGTCCATAGGATACTtcacgtgtgtgtgtgtgtacatGATGTCATCACCATGTGTTACCATCTTTCATATTGTCACTAAGCCAACACCTAGCACTAATAGCACTCGTACCCGTACATTGATGTGATACTTAGCCTCACaagtatatttgattttctaagACACGTTATTTTGCATGCCATAGATACTCACGAGTGCAATGTGTCCCCGCATAAGGCTTGGCCTCATATTGACACAAGCAAAGTGATGCCAATTACTATTTTtagcattatttttattattagctTGGTAAGAAGATTGGATGTCAATAATAAATAAGGGTCGCCTTATATTATGTTCCGTTACCCTTTTCCATGGAAACAGTGTAAACATGATAGAATAGATgtattacttaaaaaatttctatttttacctCTTATGGAACAACTTTCATGTCcgcataaaaatatatatatatatatatatatatatatatatatatatatatatatatatatatatataaaataaaattagataatgACTCAACTATTATGTATGTAATAATaccttcaaattaatttttttttataaaaaacttttttaggCAACTTAACAAAATAATGAAGACATAAATATTATTGGATTGTGAAATCTTAATTAGTTTTGTTGCGCTTCACTTAGGATACCAGGGATTGAGATGCTCGATCAACTTGTGGGGGTTGAAGGGGGCAACGTCCcttggagattttttttatgagatgaATGACGAGTTTACCCTTATTATATATTTAGcgcttttatattttaaaatttatttttttgatatagGACTACAATTGGGAGATGTTTTCAAGAGTTTCACTATTATAACTCttcttattacttttaattagTGGACTGTTGAGTGTTGACGCACTCCATGGATGTAGGGATTGCATTAATATCACATTAAAAATCttgtattcttttttatttttttgtttatgtgtATACGTGGTTTGGTTaacaattttatattcaaaataaaatcttaaaatttacaaacaaaacaattaatattcttaattaatggtataattattttaattttcaattctatTTACAAATTAGAAATTCACTCTTAATCTCTATTTTATCtctatttttgtaaaaacaaatatttattttaattgttgaaGTAAGAGCCTTCTTACATTAATATTTCTTAACTAATTTGATTTCCTTGAGTAATCAAATCCAAGTTCTCATctttcaattctcaaattttcGTATAGGttatacaaatttaaaaagaaaaatacaagttttaattaattaattaattgaaaggaaaaaaaaaacttttaattaattaattgaaagtACATAATTTGGtgtagtttttttaaaatataaagaattataaaattttgtaaaatcagAAAATAATGAGAGGAGAAACAAACCAAACAAGCCACATTAGTGGGGGATTTTTGAGCTTCACCACTTAAACCCTGCGCATCTTATCCTTCGTCCTTGTAGCTCAATCCATGGCGTCCTGGTTCGAACCCATCATCTGAATTACCCTTTTCTTCAAAAAGCTTTCATCTTTCTCACAAATGTCGTCTACGTATCCCACCCACTTCTTTACTGCTTCCACTCCCCGTCGACCTTCCTCTGAAATGTCTCTTGGAACCCATTCTCCTTTTCTTTCCAAATTCGAggtatgttttttgttttttgatctAAATCTGATTTATAAATGCCTGTAAATTTTTCTTTCGAATATCTTGGTTATCTCCAATTTGGaacttttgttgattttgaagttttattttctttttatttttctcgcCTGCTTTTGTTATATGAAgccttgtttggttgctgagaaatgagaagaaaaccAAAGATTTGTGGGTCTTATTTGGGGATTTTATTGATTTGAAGAGTATATCTTCTTTATGTGTGTTCATTGTGTTTATGTatttttctgtttggttgctcagAAAGGGTAGCAAAAGTAGAGAATTAAACTCTTGaaccttttatttttgtcttgttGGGTTCGGGGTAAATGAAAACCGCGGCTAGATGAATCTAATTATAACCATATTAGGCTTAGTTTAGGTGAGTTCTGACATTCTGAATTTTCAATTGCCTGGGAGGTaggttggattttttttcttttttttttccttggtagAATTCATTGCATATTGTGCTATATGGCATTTGTAAGGTATTATGGTTTATGTTCTTCCAAAGAGTGTTAATACATCCATCTTCTGGTCAAATCAATGGGGCATGGTGCTTTGGTCCTTCAATAACCATTCTGTAGTTCAATGATTCTCTTCATAAGTATGGTCTTTTGTTTGGATAGAAATATGTTGCATTACTGTTGAAACATTTATAATGTTTGTCATGTGTTAGTGAGGAACAAAATAATCtattttcaacttttcattttaatttctttctatACTGAAGTATCTCTTTTAGTTGACAAGATTCTCTGTTGTACCAGGGATTGTCATGGTATACAAAGACAAATGGCTGCATTTTAAGTTTTAAACCAAATGGGCAATTTCAGAATGCTAGGTCGAATCTCCTGTCAAAAATAAAGGTGACTGCAGGACACTCCGGTGACCCTGAAAAGTTAAATTTGGATGCTATAATTGAGAAGGCAAGAACATTGTGGGATAGTTCTCCTCAGCCAGTCAAGAGCTTCCCTTGGAACAGAACATTGGAGAATTTTATTCAACTTATCCTTGATCTTACTTTGGCAGTCATCAAATACTTATGTGCACCATTGCTGGCTGTTTCCTCACTCAGTGAGATGTCCTACTGTGCGAATGAAAAGAAATTATTCCTTGTCCCAATTCCACTACTTATTGGCATTGTTGTTGCTGGGCTTCTAAAAGATGCTGCCTTGGAGCTATCTCCAGTTCTCAAGGTTGAAATATTTATGTTCCATGAATTATATATTTAGGATGCCTAAGACACTGTTTGAGTAGTTTATAAATATGATCTACTGAAAACTTCTTGTTAAACATTCAGTGTGAAGTAACATAAGCTGATGCTGAGGAATAGGTGCTCCTGACATTTAAATACCTGAAATTGACAGAAGTATCCAGAAATTTTGTGAATGTTGCTACATTTCCGCATTTGGTGGATCTCATCTATAATGCTTCATCTGAAAATAAACCAACAAAATTAATTGCCACAGATTATTTTTTTCCTGGATCATATATGATCTATATCTGAGGATTCTCATAGAATGTCTAGGTTCATCTTATTTGATGGTGCAATATTTTGAAAGAGGAGATCATCATGATGAACACTGGAAATGGTGGATTCCTCCCTTCTGAATATAGTCATTATGTTATGTGTACCAAAGTAACTAGTCTGCCATATATGGACTGTCCATGTAGTATCTCATAGTTATCCTTTCAGTTTTGAGTGTCTTCTTGGATGGTTGTAGAAGCCCATGGGTTCGAGATGTACCTTGTTTTGGGTGGGTTGCTcttgtaggttttttttttttttttcaagtgccCTACATTTGATTTGACTGCATACTTCTAAGACCTatctttccatgtaaaaatgaaaggaaattcTTGTTGGATATTCATTTGACTGTAGTTTTACATGTTTGATTTTCAGGATGCAGAAGTTGCCTGGCATCTGATTGCAATTGCGATTTTCTTCACATTGCTTAAATTGCCAGGCCCATATTACCCATATTGGGGCCGCATTTTCATTCCACACTTTGCAAATGGGGGATTATTGAGGACTCTGTGGTCTGTGTTTTTGTGGTATAGAAGGCCCCGTGAAACCCTTCTTCAGCGGAAATCTTTAAATGGCAGTGGTTCTGTGCCAAACACACCCTAACTTTATTGGGACATCCCTTGCAGCAGGTATTAAAGGCTGTCCCTTGGAGAGAGCGCGTATATGTGTGCATGAATATGTTTCTTTACTTAGGTTTCATGGTTGGCATTAAtaaattggttttatttataattcagATTCTTTGATGAACCAGTTTCTAAGAACATAGCATTTACCAACATATTCTATCTTTTATTAGTATTGTGCGGGTATTCATAGACTAGTCTTGCTCCATATTTTGTTAAGAAGATTGTGATGGTATTGATGTTTGTTTTATGTGCTTGCCTCACATCTTGTTCTAGCTGATGATAATCTGATGCTTCAAATGACTACATAATAAAGTAGTGTTGACCTATGGTGTCCTCACCTCCACCCCCACACCCACCTGACACCATTACAAATTGTTCATCTTTTCTTTACTTTGTTAAATAGCTAATTTTTTCCTGTATCGTGCTTCAGAATCTTCAGAACTGAACCTAAAGAACTGAGAGTTGGTTCCCTAATGTAAAATGATTGGCATAGTTGTCTCAAGTGGTTGGGATGATGCTTAGTGAGTTGAGTTCCTTGTAGTATCTTACTATCACATGATCCATGGTTTTGTACCTTACATCAACCATGGGCAGTGAAGTTATTTAGTAGATTTTTAATAGAGCAATTCCTCTAACATGTTAGTTTCTCAAGTTTGCAAATCACACTGCCAGCctcctccctctccctctccctcttttTTTGGGTGAATCAGTCAAAAGCTCCTCTTAGTGAAAGAAACTTTTTCAACCATTGCATTAAAATTGCTGCTACCTTGGATTCCCCTACATGTTCCTAGAAACCTTGGTCAAGATCATATGTATGACCAAACAAGTTTGtctatttcaaattatttgttaTTCTTCTCTCATGTAGTTTAAGAGCTTCATGGCATAATAAATCCTTGAGGTTTTCTGACTTGTTACAGgtgataattgtttttattgatgaagGTTGGGGTGATTGGGCAGTCTACACTGCTGATCGATCCATCACTTGACACAGGAGATGGTGGATACTGATAAGAATTTGAATAATTTAGTGCTTGGGCACCTGGGGAAAACTTGATGAATGCTAGACATGATGAGCTCTTTTACGcaattcctttttttcttctttttccttctgaGAGTAGAAACTACTAGGGGATTATAAAGCTTTTTGCTGTCAGATAGCATTTCTTTTGTTGTTATGGTTGTAGTAGACTTGTAGAATACTAAAAGAGTAAATCATTTATAGAGAAACAGAAAGAGAGTTTCTGGTTTCTAAATATTTGATCTTTTTGCAGACTGTGGATCACATTTATAGTGGGTGGAACTGTGGAAGATGATTGTGTTAAAACTTCTATAATGGTTCATTGTATGGATAATCCAACTGATACAGGCCGAGTGACTGAGCTTGAGATGATGGAGGGAGAAGAGTATAATTATAGATTTAAGATTTCCATCTCATATGGGCTAGCTAAGCGAGACGTGCCTGTCacagaaaatattcttttatttccttttctatttcaaTATGGCCTTCCATGTTCCTGTGAATGGGTTCGTTTTCTCAAGCCGTTTTCATTGTGTAGCACACGGATGTCCGTGCTCAAAACCTTTCtctattacaaatatatttttcacatttccttttttgaaaataggaagTTTAGGGATTCTTATGCAAAAGGTTGAGGGATACATGTTCGATAAATGTTCTTAAGTGATAGTCAATTGAACACcgtttttaagaattgttttagaAGATTGGTTTTTGCGAAATGTTTATAAAAACATTCATAAACATATCTTAGGAATTTTTCACttccttaaatattttaaatgttgaaaattatttttaagatcataagttcttatattttatatagaaatttttatttttaaaaataaaaatagaaagtatcaTCTAATGTAACCTAAGAATtgtttcatatttgattgtaaaTGATTAAGGTCACGTTTGGTTGTTTGAATACGGGTAAatcatattatcatttattCTATCTCATGTTACTCCATCACAAAAACAATGAGATATGTTATAAAATCTCTTTTATATTATGAGATATGATAATtctaagttatatatatatatatatatatatatatatatatatatatatatatatatatatatatcttattgaTACTTTATGCAAGATATCtcaattctttaattttatctggattttaataatatcaattaatttcAACACTTCTTGTAATGAGTAAAAGATAACTAATCTCACATAATAACATCGAATATAACATCGAAAAATCATCTAAGAGTTTCTCAAGAACtccataaatataaaaaatattatgggttgaatgatagaaaataaatcCATTAGACCTAAAAAGGAATTGTAAGTAAAATATAGTGTATGATTAATGGCTAGTATGTAAAGTGAATGGCTTTCTTGATTCATGAAATTTACTCAGTTGATTTATACATCAACCACTTTTGATTGAATCATAAGTATGATTTTGTTTATGGTATTGTatctttattattaatatatatatacctgATGACTATTGACGTAACATATATGCatataaattatgattttgtatcaataataaattgaattttgcATATAAATTGTTGTAATATTATGGTTTTCA contains the following coding sequences:
- the LOC100250293 gene encoding uncharacterized protein LOC100250293, giving the protein MSSTYPTHFFTASTPRRPSSEMSLGTHSPFLSKFEGLSWYTKTNGCILSFKPNGQFQNARSNLLSKIKVTAGHSGDPEKLNLDAIIEKARTLWDSSPQPVKSFPWNRTLENFIQLILDLTLAVIKYLCAPLLAVSSLSEMSYCANEKKLFLVPIPLLIGIVVAGLLKDAALELSPVLKDAEVAWHLIAIAIFFTLLKLPGPYYPYWGRIFIPHFANGGLLRTLWSVFLWYRRPRETLLQRKSLNGSGSVPNTP